The Thermogemmatispora onikobensis genome window below encodes:
- a CDS encoding methyltransferase domain-containing protein encodes MSGAARARSADSAESTQARQQLLERLWASGAVRSSAVAAAFAQVPREQFVSGFYERQGRAWRWCTPEALPAGQWLERLYEDEPLVTRLDTHQLPSSSSSQPSAMARMLEALAVQPGQRVLEIGTGTGYHAALLAELVGPGGQVWTVELEEELACQARVRLQEAGYGERVQVVAADGWQGYAPAAPYERLIATASASRLPRRWYDQLAPGGRLVMDLQGSLHQSGFLVLEKLDRPDRGGVQAQGAFWQPPLHFMPLQRPPLAASPAGTPSSWSPGEPMGNGPRVWRLPATHPFPSLLEEPAFAWFLQWRCPGIRLTRRRRLLPSGNPSGEEWLTLVINPLPGVLQFRRTGSATDNWMVAEVTSAGQPSLWDLLEGARQQWDTAGRPAQQAYRIEVTAAGAALSLQTAETTLTILPDLFAEDLS; translated from the coding sequence ATGAGTGGAGCAGCCAGAGCAAGATCCGCAGACTCAGCGGAGAGCACCCAGGCCCGCCAGCAGCTGCTCGAGCGGCTCTGGGCGAGTGGCGCCGTGCGCTCGTCTGCGGTGGCGGCGGCCTTTGCTCAGGTCCCTCGCGAGCAGTTCGTATCGGGCTTCTATGAGCGACAGGGACGCGCCTGGCGCTGGTGCACGCCAGAAGCGCTGCCTGCCGGGCAGTGGCTGGAGCGGCTCTATGAGGATGAGCCGTTGGTGACTCGCCTGGATACGCACCAGCTGCCCAGCAGCTCCAGCTCTCAGCCCTCCGCGATGGCTCGGATGCTGGAAGCGCTCGCTGTGCAGCCGGGCCAGCGAGTCTTGGAGATTGGAACGGGCACCGGCTACCATGCCGCGCTGCTGGCGGAACTGGTAGGGCCAGGCGGGCAGGTCTGGACAGTCGAGCTGGAGGAGGAGTTGGCCTGCCAGGCGCGGGTCCGCCTGCAGGAGGCAGGCTATGGCGAGCGGGTCCAGGTCGTGGCCGCCGATGGCTGGCAGGGCTATGCGCCAGCCGCCCCGTATGAGCGCCTCATTGCCACCGCCAGTGCCTCCAGATTGCCCCGTCGATGGTATGACCAGCTCGCCCCTGGGGGACGGCTGGTGATGGATCTGCAGGGAAGCCTGCACCAGAGCGGCTTTCTTGTCCTGGAGAAACTGGACAGGCCCGATCGCGGTGGCGTGCAAGCACAGGGAGCCTTCTGGCAGCCCCCACTCCATTTCATGCCCCTGCAGCGTCCACCCCTGGCAGCTTCCCCCGCCGGCACGCCATCTTCCTGGTCACCAGGAGAGCCGATGGGCAACGGCCCGCGGGTGTGGCGCCTTCCGGCGACGCATCCCTTCCCGAGCCTGCTGGAGGAGCCTGCCTTTGCCTGGTTTCTGCAATGGCGCTGCCCCGGCATCCGGCTGACGCGACGACGCCGGCTGCTGCCCTCTGGCAACCCCTCAGGCGAGGAATGGCTGACGCTGGTGATCAACCCCCTGCCGGGTGTGCTGCAGTTCCGACGCACTGGCTCGGCGACAGACAACTGGATGGTGGCCGAGGTCACGTCAGCAGGGCAGCCCTCCCTGTGGGACCTCCTGGAAGGGGCCCGCCAACAGTGGGACACGGCGGGGCGACCCGCCCAGCAGGCGTACCGGATCGAAGTGACGGCTGCAGGCGCCGCGCTGTCCCTGCAGACAGCGGAAACTACGCTGACCATCCTGCCCGATCTCTTTGCGGAGGACCTCTCCTGA